The segment TGTTTTGCCTGGACTGAGTGGCTTTGAAATTTGCCGAACCTTAAAAGCCGAAGATCGCACCAGCAATATTCCCGTAATTATTTGTTCGACCAAAAATACCGATATGGATAAATTTTGGGGCAAACGACAAGGAGCCGATGCCTATATTCCCAAACCCATTGACCAAGAAACCTTGGTGAATACGGTTAAACAGTTGATCAAATCCTAACACTGTTATTCGGAGAGTTCGCCAGTGGTTTTTAACACACTATCCCCCTTATCGACCCCAGATACTCAGGATCACCGTAACCTGCAACAGTTTCTTCAGTTACATCTGGTTCCTGATACTACCCTGATGCTGCCCGTTGCCCAACTAACCGAAGTCTTAAGTATTCCTTTAGGGCAAATTGTCCCTATTCCCCAAATGCCTTCTTGGATTATGGGAGTCTACAACTGGCGAGGACAGGTACTTTGGTTAGTCGATTTAGGAGAATTACTCGGACTTACGCCCTGGCATCAACAAAACTTGACCACTCCCGTACATCGTGCCGTGGTCTTGCACTCCACCCCCAAGGCTGCCTCTGGGACTCCCTCAGTCCGTTATACCCTAGGACTGGTCGTCAGTCATATTGACGAGATGGAATGGTGTCAGCCTTCAGAGATTCAATCTCCCCCTACTTCAGCCGTTACGCCGAGTTTAGCTCCTTTTTTACGAGGTTATTGGTTAAATCCCCAAGGAAAAATGCTCATTGTTCTCGATGGAGAGGCCATTATCGCCGCTATGCCTAAATCTTAAAAATACCGTTTATTTCCCCTCAATATTTAATATTTAAAGCTATGACCCACACTTCTCCTAAATCCAATCCCCAAAATACCAACGGCAAAACACCCATTCCTGGAAAGCCCACTCACCATAATAGTACAGGATCTGAAACTGCCGAGGAATCGACTGCACCCATAACACCCATCAGTGAAGTCAACCAACTGTCTACCGTCATCACGGCTCCTAGATTAACCTTACCTGTCACCCATCG is part of the Rippkaea orientalis PCC 8801 genome and harbors:
- a CDS encoding chemotaxis protein CheW encodes the protein MVFNTLSPLSTPDTQDHRNLQQFLQLHLVPDTTLMLPVAQLTEVLSIPLGQIVPIPQMPSWIMGVYNWRGQVLWLVDLGELLGLTPWHQQNLTTPVHRAVVLHSTPKAASGTPSVRYTLGLVVSHIDEMEWCQPSEIQSPPTSAVTPSLAPFLRGYWLNPQGKMLIVLDGEAIIAAMPKS
- a CDS encoding response regulator transcription factor; this encodes MGTALIVEDSLTEREIISQCLQRAGLSVSIAVSGEEALEKLNISLPDVIVLDVVLPGLSGFEICRTLKAEDRTSNIPVIICSTKNTDMDKFWGKRQGADAYIPKPIDQETLVNTVKQLIKS